ATGGCCTTGCGGCGGATGCGCCCGCCAGGAGTCGGATCGCGTCGCCGGGACCCGTTGCATGTGGGAAGCGCGGAACAGACCAGCTTGACCAGCTAGTTGAGAAACCCTCCTGCCTGCCAAGAGATTCCTCTCGTGAAAGGCCATCCCTGGCTAAGATCTAGAGCAGGCCCCGGCATGCGCCGCCAAGCTACCACTGAGCATACCGGTCGCACTGCCACTCGGCACTGAACGCTCTACCCTCGTACGTTCACCGGTGAGTGGCAGTGTGATCCGCACTGCCACTCGGGCCTGAGCGTACCCGGGCGCACTGCCACTCGGCACTGAACGCTCCACCCCCGCACGTTCACCGGCGAGTGGCAGTGTGATCCGCACTGCCACTCGGCCTCGAGCGTACCCGGGCGCGCCTGTCGCACTGCCACTCGGGCCCGAACGCGCCTGTCGCACTGCCACTCGGCACTGAACGCTCCACCATCGTACGTTCACCAGTGAGTGGCAGTGTGATCCGCACTGCCACTCGGGCCCGAACGTACCGGTCGCACTGCCACTCGAGCCTGAGCGTACCGTTGCGGTACGCTCGACGCCACTTGGCAGTGTGACCCGCACTGCCACTCGGGCCTGAGCGTACCCGGGCGCGCCTGTCGCACTGCCACTCGGCACTGAACGCCCCACCCCCGCACGTTCACCGGCGAGTGGCAGTACACACCCTACCGATACCCCGGACGTTTCGGTCCCGCTGCCAGATGCCTCCAAAGCTTCTTGTAACGGCCACAGGCGAAGTCAATTTAGGCAAATAGCAGGTGACGGTTTCGCAGGATGAGCGGATGGTAGACAGGTGGGGGCCCATCCGTAGGACCCCGAATCCAGCCCCAGTCTAGCCTTCATGGTGGCGACGCGGCTGGCGACCATTGGCACCCTTGTGGTCCATGGTCCCACGCCCCTTGTCGCCAGGACGGCGACTGCGGTGCTCACCCGTCCGCTCGCGACGCTCGCCACTATGCTCGCGGGTCCTCCCCGAGGCAGAGACGTCAGGCCTGTCAAGACGATCAAGGGAGATCTTGCCCTTCTCGTCGATCTCGATGACCTTGACGCGCACCTCGTCACCGATGCTGAGCACGTCCTCGACTCGCTCGACGCGGCCATTGGCGACGCGCGAGATATGGAGAAGGCCATCCTTGCCGGGAAGTAGCTCGACGAAGGCCCCGAAGGGTTGGATGTTCACGATACGACCGGTGTACTCCTCGCCCATCTCGGGGACCTTGATGATGGCCCTGATGCGCTCGGCAGCGTCTTCGTCAGACCCACCGGTGCCTGCGATGAAGACGGTACCGTCCTCCTGGATGTCGACTGTGGCACCCGTGTCGTCCTGGATACCGCGGATGACCTTACCACCGGAGCCGATGACGTCACGAATCTTGTCCGTGGGAATGGCAAGGCTGATGATGGAAGGTGCGCTCTTCTTGGTAGTCTCACGCGGAGCCGGGATCTGCTCGAGCATCGCGTCAAGGATGCGCAGACGGGCCTCGTGCGCCTGCATGAGCGCCTCACGCAGGATCTCGGGCGTGAGACCTGTGGCCTTGTTGTCCATCTGCATGGCCGTGATGCCCTTGGCAGTGCCGCAGACCTTGAAGTCCATGTCACCGAGGAAGTCCTCAAGACCTTGAATGTCGGTGAGAACGGCAGTCTTGCCCTCCTCCTGGATGAGACCCATCGCGACGCCCGAGACAGGACGCTTGATGGGTACGCCCGCATCCATGAGTGCAAGCGTCGAGCCACAGGTGGACGCCATCGAAGAGGAACCGTTGGACTCCATGACCTCGGAGACAACGCGAATGGTGTAGGGGAAGTCATCCTCGCTGGGAATCACCGGCAGAAGGGCACGCTCGGCCAGGTTACCATGGCCTATCTCGCGACGCTTGGGCGCACCCATGCGGCCGGTCTCGCCGGTACAAAAGGGCGGGAAGTTGTAGTGATGGAGGTAGCGCTTCCCATCGACCGGCTCGATGGTGTCGAGACGCTGCCACTCGTTGAGCATGCCGAGCGTGGCCACGGAGAGGACCTGGGTCTGCCCACGCTGGAAGAGCCCGGAGCCATGGACGAGCGGCAGGTAGTTTGGCTTCACCATGAGGGGGCGAATCTCGGTGGCCGAACGTCCGTCGACGCGCTCACCGCGCTCGACGACCATCTTGCGCATGGCGCGCTTCTCGAGGCCTTTGAGCTCAGCTGGGATGGCACGCTCCCACTGGAGCTGCTCCTCATCGCTGAACTCGGCCGCGATCGCCTCCTTGAGTGCCTCAACCCTGCCTATGCGCGAAGACTTGTCAGCGTGGCTGAGAGCAGCCTCCATCTCGCCAAAGTGGGCGAACACACGATCGTGAACCTCCTCGCTGGGCCCGTCGAGGAGGTACTCCCTTGTCGCGATGGGACCGTCCTGCGCCTCGACCTTGGCGAGAAACGCCTTCTGCTCCGCGCAGAAGGCGGCGATGGCCTCCTGGCCGAAGGCCATGGCGGCAAGCATATCGTCCTCCGAGATCTCCTCGGCGCCCGCCTCGAGCATAGAGATGAAGGTCGCAGACCCCGCAAGCTCCAGGTCTAGGTCGGACTGGTCACGCTCCTCGTAGGTGGGGTTTACGATGAACTCGCCCGTCTGGCTGTCACGACCGATGCGCACGCCCGCGAGCGGTCCCTCGAAGGGCACTCCCCCGACGCTGAGCGCAGCTGAGGCTCCCATGATCGAGATGGTGTCAACGGAGTTCACCTGATCGGCCACAAGTGGCATGGCGACGATCTGTACCTCGTTCCTGAAGCCGTCGGGAAAGGACGGACGAATGGGGCGGTCGATCATGCGCGCGGTGAGGGTCGCCTTCTCGGAGGGACGCGCCTCGCGCTTGAGGTAGCCGCCGGGGATACGCCCCACGGCATACATCTTCTCGATGAAGTCGACCGTCAGCGGAAAGAAGTCGTAGCTCTTTCGCTCCTTGGAGACGACGACGGTCACGTTGACCGTCGAGTCGCCGCAGGACACCAGGCACTCGCCGGTTGCCTGCTTCGCGAGCTCGCCTGTCGTGAGGGCATAGTGCTTGCCATAGAGGTCGAACTCGTGTGTGATCTTTGTCATTGCGTTTCCTCTTTATCTCCGTCTGCCCCATTGCAGACGGGCCGTCATGTGAGAGGAGCGCCCGAAGGCGCTCCCCAAGTTCGTCGCACGTTGCGCTACTGGATGTTGTCGCGGATGCCCAAGCTCCTGATCAGGCTACGGTAGGCCTCAACGTCCTGCTTCTTGATGTAGGAGAGGAGACGCCTGCGCTGTCCGACGAGGGTGAGAAGACCGCGACGGGTATGATAGTCCTTCTTGTGAGCCTTCATATGCTCAGTCAGGCCCTTGATGCGCTCCGTCAGGATGGCAACCTGCACGGCGGAGGAGCCGGAGTCCCTCTCGTCCTTGCCATACTGCCTGATGAGCTCTGCCTTGCGTTCCTTGGTGACTGCCATGTCGTAACCGCCTTTCGCGTGGATTCGCCCCGAACTGGGACGGCCGCCTGGCCAAGCGAGCCTCTCGGTACGGGGTAGGACGGAGGAAGGATAGCACGTGAGGCGTCGGCCTAAGACGCGCAGTGGAAATCTCCCCAGAATGCCCCTCTTCCTACGTTACGGGTTACTTTTCATGGGTGGGCCAGTGACGCCTTCTCAGGCCAATGCGGCGGAGCTTGGTCGGCGGGCAGTCCGCATGCCCCCTCCCGCCAGCTCGGGCGTCTCGTCGCGGTCTTGCCTGAGGCGTCCCCGGGAGAGGCGCGCGGGGCACGGGCGCTGGACCTGTGTGGCTCGGCCACGCCACTCGGTGGCGCCGAGTGCGCGGTCTGCCTGCCACTCGGTGGCGCCGAGTGGCACAATATTTCCTGGCAACTGCACGTATGCTGACTCCCGCGCCGCTCGGTGGTGCCGAGTGCGCGGTCTGCCTGCCACTCGATGGCGCCGAGTGGCAGGACCGTGGGACAGTGCGGCTCGGGGCATCGGGAGAGAGCACTACCAGACGCTAGCTCGGCGGCCACGGGCCCCTCACGCACCACGATTCGCGACGCGATCGACACCCCCGATGAGATCGCGCACGAAATCCCCAGCTGTCGGCAGTCGTCCTTTATGAGCACGAGCTGCATCTCGAAGATCGTCTGAGCGATTCCGGCGTCTCTTGAGGGGGCTCACCTTCGAGCTGAAGGGCCGCTCGTGGGCGCTAGGAGCTCAGCATGAACTCGTAGGCGCGCAGGCGGCAGTCGAGCTGCGTCGTCGCCCAAACGTGCGCGAGAAGGACGAGCGCGCTCGAGGTCTTGGGGTCCGGTCCAGCCGCAAGCAGTTCGTCAAAGGTCGACGTGATGAGCGCTCTTAACCAGGCAAGCTCCGAGCGCTCCAGCCGCCGCGCCCCAGGCACGTCCTTGGCGCAGCTCGAGCAAAGCGTGCCGCCCATCTGGGCCGAGAGGTAGCTGACCTCCGCATCGCCACAGGAGATGCACTGCGTAAGCTCGGGTCTCCAGCCACAGTGCGCGAGCACCTTCATCACGTAGGCAGCGACGATGAGGTCCAGCTGCCGCTGGTCGCAGGCCCGCTCAAGGCACGCGAGTGCCTTCGAGCAGATCGGATGCAAGAAGGAGTCCTCGCTGTTTTGGAGGCAGGTGAGACAGGCGAGCTCCGCCACGACGCTCGCGGCACTCACCCGCGCGAAGTCTCCGCGAATCTTGGCGTGTGCGTTCACGAGCGTCGCCTCCGAGACGACCTCGAGGGCACCCCTGCCCTTGGCAAGGAGCAGGTCAACCTCGGAGAAGAGCTCGGAGCGGGAGGCAAGGCGCCCTCCCGGCCTACGCGCGCCCTTGGCGACGGCACGCACCTCCTCGCCAGATGCGGCAAGCATGGTCAGGATGAGGTCCTGCTCGGCGAGCTTGGTGCGCCTGAGAACGATGCAGCTGAGCCGACGCGTGCGCGAGGCCATGGCTAGCCCAGTTCCCCAGCGTTGTCAGAACATAGGCCGGGCGCATTGGCATCTCTCGTGCCCTGCCCTCTTGTGGCAAGCTCGCTAAGCCTCCTTACAAGCTCGGGGATATCCTCGAACAGCGCCTCTTCGACCAAACTCCAGTCAATGCCATCGTAGTGGTGGACCATGCGATGGCGCATGCCGGCAATCGTGGCCAAGTCAATGCCCTCGCCTAGGTCGACACCCTCCTTGTCGAGAAGCCATGCCTGTTCCCCGACAAGCTCTAGCGCCTTTGTGGCGGCAAGCTGATGGACCACGCTCCTTCCAAGTGACTCGCGGCTCACCTCACCTGACTCAACGAGCTGCGCGGCCTGCCTTGCATAGTCGAGGAGGAGCCTCAGGTGCCGAGGACAACTGTCAATACCTGTATCATTCCTCGTCATAGGTCGAACTTCTCTCTTAGCACAGCCTCACGAAAGGGCCCCGGCATAAGCTCCGATATGTCATAGATGTCTACGGTCTTGCCCGTGGCCCTCTCAACCTCGGTTCCCAGGCCCAGGATCCTCGTGAGCTTGCCCCCACCACGATCGACCAGGATGTCGATGTCGGAGTCAGCATCCGCCTCACCTCGCGCATACGATCCGAAGATGCTCACCGAAGCGATGCGACGACGCCGGGCGAGCGGCACGATAATCTGCCTAAGCTCCCCGATGCCAAGGACGCGGGATGCCCTGTGACCCAAGGTGTCAGTCAGGTCCTTCGGGCCGACGTGCCCTCCCAGGGATGACTCGAACGAGTTTGCCATGATCCCCTCCCCTGACGCACCACCTTGTGAGGACGAGTGTATACCATGCACGCCTTTCGGGTCAGTGGCGGACGGCACAGTCAGCCGAGGGGCCAACACCGGCACGTCAGGATGAGGTCCTGCTCGGCGAGCTTGGTGCGTCTGAGAACGATGCAGCTAAGCCGACGCGTGCGCGAGGTCATGGCTATTCGTCCACGGCAAGGCCCATGCGACGGATCTCACTCCGGTCGCGCCGCCACCCGGGACGCACCTGCACGCGCAGGTCCAAGAAGCAGCTCGCGCCCAAGAGCCTCTCGACATCTCGTCTGGCCTCGGTGCCAATCCTCTTGATCATGGAGCCCCCGCGACCGATCACGATGCCCTTCTGCCCCTCTCGCTCGACGATGACCGTAGCCGCGACAGAGGCGTGCCCGTCCTTCGCCCAGCTGATCTCGTCGCAGGTCACACCCACGGAGTGCGGCAGCTCCTGACGCAGGTTGAGGAGGGCCTTCTCACGGATGAACTCGGCCACGAGCTCCTCGTCCGTGAGGTCTACGTCCATGCCGTCGGGAAACCACCTGGGACCTCGCGGCAGGTGCTCACTGACGATCGCCAGAAACGTGTCCACGTTGAACCCCTCCCTCGCAGACACGACCAAGCTATCGTCGAAGCGCGTGAGGCGAGACGCCCTCTCGAGCTGGGATGCGACCATCTCTGGCCCCGCGATGTCAGCCTTGGTCACGACGAGCAGCTTGAAGGGAGCCGCCGAGGCCTCGACGCGACCCGCCACCCACTCGTCCCCCCGGCCCACGGGCTTCGTGGCGTCAATGAGGAGCGCCACGACGTCCATGTCGGCAAGCTCGGCGAGCGCGGCCCTGTTGAGCTCCTTGCCAAGAGCGTCCTTGGGCTTGTGCAGGCCAGGCGTGTCCACGATCACGAGCTGCGACGTCTCCGTGTTCACAATGGCCCTCATGCGCCTGCGCGTCGTCTGGGCGACATCGGAGGTGATGGCGATCTTGGCCCCGTAGCAAGCGTTGAGCAGGGTTGACTTTCCCACGTTGGGTCGGCCCACCAAGGCGACAAAGCCGCTGCGAAACGCCTCTTGGCTGCTCGGGCAGTGCGTCGGTGTGTAATCGTCACGTGACATTGCTCTCCTTAGCTCAAGAGTCTCATGAGGGCGTTTGCATACACGATGGTCCCCGCAAGGGCGACGAACACCGAGAGCGACCAGACAGCCGCCGCCGCGATGTCCTTGGCGCGACCCGCGAGCGGGTGGAACTCCGGGGAGACGAGGTCGATGATCGTCTCGACGGCGGTGTTCAAAAGCTCTCCGGCTATGACGACTCCACAGCAGAGAAGAACGATGGCCCAGCTCAAGGGGTCGAGCCTCAACGCGATCCCAGCCACGATGGCCACTGCCCCAACACCGCACATGACCTTGAGGTTACGCTCCTGCGAGAGCGCCGTCCTGAAGCCCTGGAGCGCGAAGAGGAAACTCCGCTTGAACGAGGGATGGCGAAATCTCTTGCCAGGGATCATGGCAGCCCATCCTCTCCGTGACGGGTGAGCGTCACGTGAGCTGTGGGCGCGGCAGCTCCGATGAGGGCCAGCAGCTCGTCCTCACGAGCCTCCATGACCCCTGCCTCCTCGTCCGTAAGGTGGTCGTAGCCCAGCAGGTGCAGCACGCCGTGCACGAGAAGGAGAAGGAACTCGTCGGCGGGCGTCGTGCCAAAGCGAGCGGCCTGTGCCGCAACGTATGCTGGGGCGAGGATGACATCCCCCAGTTCGCAGGGCTCCCCAGGCGCAAGGTTGGCGTCATCGGGACGCTCGCACTCAAGCGAGAGAACGTCGGTCGCCCTGTCCTTTCCACGCCACCTGTGATTGAGCTGGGCCATTCGTTCGTCCGTGACGACACTCACCGAGACCATGCAGGGTCTTTCGATGCCCTCCCGTGCGAGCACGAGGTCGACCACGCGGCAGATCTCGCGCTTTGGCACGGGGCTTTTCACGCCCTCGTCCACCGAGAAGTCCACGACGTTCGAGGCCACGTCACTCACCGGCTCTGGAGCTGTCACGCCTAAGGGCATCTTGGCGCTCGCTCCTGCCATAGGCGTCCACGATCCTCGTGACGAGGTTGTGCCGCACGATGTCATCCAGACCAAGGTCGACGAACTCCACGTCATCCATGCCTGCGAGGACCGCGCGAGCGGACCTGAGTCCGTTCGAGCCGAGGAGGTCGCGCTGGGTCATGTCACCTGTGATGACGAACTTAGACGAGAGGCCCAGGCGCGTGAGGAACATCTTCATCTGGTCATGCGTTGTGTTCTGCGCCTCGTCGAGGATGACGAAGGAGTCGCTCAGCGTGCGACCACGCATGAAGGCCAGAGGCGCGATCTCGATGATGCCCTGCTCAATGAGGGCGTTTCCCCGATCCCTGTCGCACATGTCGAAGAGCGCGTCATAAAGTGGGCGAACGTAGGGGTCAAGCTTTTCCTGTAAGGTTCCCGGAAGGTAGCCAAGTGACTCCCCCGCCTCAACGACGGGACGCGCGAGCACGATGCGACCCACCTCCTTGCGTCTGAGCGCGGCCAGGGCCATGGCCATGGCCAGGTAGGTCTTACCGGTACCGGCAGGCCCTATGCCAAAGGTGATCGTGTTTTGGGCGATGGAGTCGACGTAGCGCTGCTGACCCGCCGTCTTGGGCCTGATGGGGCGACCACGGTGAGTGAGCAGGATGTCCCGGGAGGGTTCCGGCACCTGGAGCGCGCCTCGCCTCACCCGTCCCACGAGAAGGTCGACGTCTGACTCCGTTGGCTGCTCTCCCGCCTCGATGAGGCGGATGAGGCAAGAGAAGGTCGAGGTCAGCTGATCGACCTCCCCTGAGGGACCGATGATCTGGATCTGATTGCCGCGAACGGAGACCATCGCGTCAAACGCCGCCTCGATCCTTCGCAACAGCGTGTCGGCAGGACCCATGAGCCGCAGGGGGTCTATCGTATCCGGTATGGTCAGGCGCACCTGGGTAGGCTGCATGTACTGCGCTCGTCCCTTCTTGTCCCTCGCTCGAAACCCTTATCTTGCTCGCACCCATCATACCCAGAGCGAGGGCGCGCGTCACGCGACGGTCGCCAGGAGACTTCCGTCGTTGAGAAGCGAGTGGGGCGTCGCCCGCACGAGGGTGCCCACCGCCACGGTCGGATCGAGGCGAACGTCAAAGAGACCGCCCGTGACGCCCCGCCCTCGCCGTTCCACGACGACGAGCTGCTCGGTGCCAAGCAGCATGCTGGCCGCCTCAAGTCGCATCGAACGGGCGAGATCGCGCATACGTGCGCCCCTTTTGGCCGCAAGCCTCGGATCAACCTGGTCGGGCGCCGATGCGGCAGGTGTGCCCGGGCGCTTCGAGTAACGAAACACGTGCATCCTCGAGAAGCCCATCTCTTGGCAGAAGGCAAGGCTCTGCTCGAACTCCCCCTTTGTCTCGCCGGGAAAGCCCACGATGACATCAGTCCCCAACGCGACGCCTGGGAGCATCCTGCGTGCCGTCTTCACGGCGCGGGCGAAGGCGGCACTGTCATAGGCCCGCCCCATGCGACTGAGCGTCGCGTCCGAGCCGGACTGCAGGCAGATGTGCAGGAAGGGCGCTATGCGTTCGGGGTTGGCAGCCATGACCTCAAGCAGCTCCACGCCGACGTCAGGTGGCTCGATCGAACCTATGCGAACGCGACGGACGTCGGTCTCGCGCATGAGGAGCGAAAGCAAGCCAGAAAGGCGAAGCCCGCCTGCCTCATAGCTGCCGATGTTGATGCCCGAGAGGACCACCTCGGCACAGCCCCGCCCGCTCGCTCGGCGCACGCGACGCACGACCTCCCCTGCGCCGATGGAGCGTGCGCGGCCTCGGGCCTTCCACACGATGCAGTAGCTGCACCGCCTGTCGCAGCCATCCTGGATCTTGATGCCAAGGCGCGTGCGACCTGTCGGCGTGCCGCGAAGGAGGCCTGCGTCATCTATGCCACCTATGGGCGCACCCACAAGCTCCAAGACGCGAGTGGCGACTTGTGACTTGTCCCTGACCACGCTGAGGTTAGGCGCGAGGCCCCTCAGCTCGTCCGCAAAGAGGTTCACGGCACAGCCCGTCGCGACAACCTCAGGCGCCTGGGGAAGGGCTGCCATACGCCTCAGGAGCTTGCGCGTCTTGGCCTCGGCCTCGGCGGTCACGGCACAGCTGTTCACGACGACAGCATCCGCCTCGGCGCTCGGCGAAAGCTCGCAGCCGAGCGCAAGGAGCGTGTCCGCGATGTCGTCGAGCTCATCGCGGTTCACCCTGCAACCAAGGTTGACGAAGGCGACCTTGGGAGCGCTCACCGACGCTTCCTACCACGGAATCCGCGCCTCTTGGTGCCAACGTTGCCCTCGTCACCGACCTGAGACCCCGCAGCGCGCCCGGCCCTCCTCTCACCGACGATCTCGCGGATGGCACCGAGCTGCCTTTTCGTGAGTCCTTGAGGGGCGCTCACCTGCACGATCGCGATCAGGCTGCCGCGGGCGTGCGAGCCGAGCCTAGGCATGCCGTATCCCGTGACCTTGACCTGTTCGCCAAAGGAGCAACCCGCCGGCACCCTGACCTCGACCACCTCTTCGTCGAGGATGCCTGGGACGGTAAGCGTCATGCCGACGATGGCCTCGAGCGAGTCGATCTCCACCCTGCAGAAGAGGTCATCCCCCTGACGCTCGAAGCGTCCATGTTCCTCCACCTGGATCGTTACCACGAGGTCACCACCACGCTCAGCGCGTATGCCCGCCTCGCCCTTGCCACGCAGCGAGATCGACTGACCCGAGTGGACACCCGCCGGCACCTTGACCTCGACTGTCTCGCGAGAAGGCGCTCTTCCCTGTCCCGCGCAGGTCTCGCAGGGCTTGTCGATGACCTGGCCAGAGCCCCCGCAGCTCGGACAGACCGACTGGGACTGCATCTGACCGAAGATCGTCCGTTGCACCTCGATCACACGCCCCGTGCCCCCGCAGCGCGTACAGCTTGTGGCATGGCCGCCGTCTGCGGCCCCGCTGCCCCCGCAGTCGTCGCAGGGCGCAAGTCGATCGTAGGCTATAGTCTTCGTACAGCCCGCAGCCGCCTCCTCGAGCGTGACGCGCAGCGTGATGCCCATGTCACGTCCACGCGTCCTCGCCGCCCTGCCTGCGGCGCCCGTCGCTCCCCCACCAAAGAACGACTCGAAGATGTCGCTGACGCCAAAGCCGCCTCCGAAGATGTCCGACATGTCAACGTAGTCCGACCCAAAGCCGCCAGGGCCGTCCGGCGTGCCAAAGCGGTCGTAGTTCGAGCGCTTGCGCTCGTCCGAGAGAACCGAGTAGGCCTCGTTGACCTCCTTGAACTTACGCTCGGCGTCAGGCGCCTGGTTGACGTCAGGGTGGAGCGTCCGCGCCTTCTTGAGAAACGCGCGCTTGATCGTCTTTGCGTCGGCGTCATGCCCAACGCCGAGGATCTCGTAGTAGTCAGGACTCGCTGCCAATCTCACCATTCTCCTGAAAGCTCAGTCTGCTGCCGTACCAATGCGTCTCGCGATTCGCCGTCGGGAAACGAGCGGCCCCCCGACACCCGACACGCACCACCTTCCTAGTAGCCCATGTAGCCCCTCGTGCCGAGCGTCGAGCACGACTGCATCATCACCACGACGACAGCCATGATCAGCGCATTGGAAAAGCCGTTCACAACGGAGGCAAAGCCCCGCCTCCACCAGGCCACAGGATGGATGACGCCGTCCCTGAACGCGTTGATGAGTCCACCGACCACGACTAGGGCGATGAAGAGCCACATGCCCGAGAGGGTTCGGGCGAGCGCACCAAGCGCGATGAAGGGAAGCGCAAGTCCAAGCATGTAGAAGCCAAGGGCCTGCCGTCGGCTCAGGCGCTCGGAGGCGACGCCGACCCTGCAGACGAAGTCACCCGACGCCTTGCCGTTGGTGCCGGCGTTTCCCATGTCCTTGACGCGCACCTCGTCACCGTCATGCGAATGCGCGGGCACGCTCACCACGACCTCACTCGCAGAGAGCGTGCGCCCCGTGCCTCCGCAGCTGGGGCAGGGGTCTACGACCACCTTGCCCGAGCCCTCGCACTCGGGGCACTCCATCTCGAAGACGCCAAGGCCAAAGATGCTGTTGAGGTCGATACCGATGTGGCCGCTGCCACCGCAGGTGGGGCAGGTCCCGGCGTGCTCGTGCTCGATCGAGCCCTTCCCGTTACAGGTCTCGCAGGCCACGTAGCGCTGGTAGGTAACGCCGCGCTGACAGCCCTCCTTGGCCTGCTGCTCGCTCAGGTCGAGCTCAACGGTCACGTCGGCGCCCACCTTGGGGTTGTACGCACGCGACGTGGACCGAGACCCCCTACGCGCGGCATAGCCACCAAAGGGAAAGCCCCAACCAAAGGGCGATCCGTCAAAACCACCCGCACCGTAGGGACTCTGGGACGCAGGGCCATACCCGCCGAAGGAGGCGCTGGAGCGCATGGCGTCGTAGCGCCTGCGCTTGTCGTCGTCCGAGAGGACTGCGTAGGCCTCAGAGACCTCCTTGAAGCTCTCCTCGGCACCTGCCGCCTTGTTGACATCCGGGTGGAGCTTGCGCGCCTTCTGCTGGAAGGAGCGGCGTATCTCGTCCTTCGAGGCGTCCTTCTCCACGCCGAGGATCGCGTAGTAGTCCTTCTCGTTCATTGATGCCATACAGCAGTCCTTCGCAAAGAGGCATGAAAGCAGAGAAAATCACATGTCGTTTGATTGTATCCAAGGCGGATGCGGGCTATTCTCGCATTTGCCTCGTTGGCGCATCTCGGCATATCTCACATGATTGAGCGGCCCCGTCACCCGTCTCCTGCCGACGCCACCTGACGGAGAGGGGCGCAGACGCGAGGCAGGGCCACGCGGGAAGGAGATGGTCGGCGCAAATGACCTTGCACAGACACGCCAGAGACTGACTCTCGCCTCAGTGTCAGCCACCTGCAGAGACCCCCCGGAACGATCGGGCGGAGCGATTGTTGGGTAGTTGATCCGTAATTCCCGTCTGAGTTTCTGACCACGCATAGCCTTGATAACAATATCATCAAAACTGCAGGCAAACCAACATAGGCCCCTCGCGGTTTTTAGTGGGTAGCACAGAGGGACGTCTGGGGAAAACGCAGCTTTCCTGGCGGCGGGGCGGCATCATTCCGCGCGAGAGTCGGCGGGCGTGCGGGGGTGTCGTGACGGGTCCCGAGACGAGGATGCCGGCGGCCCTCGTGCCCGAGTCGCCGGACCTGGGCGACGGGCGGGCCGTCGCGGGTGTCG
The DNA window shown above is from Olsenella sp. oral taxon 807 and carries:
- the ybeY gene encoding rRNA maturation RNase YbeY, which gives rise to MTAPEPVSDVASNVVDFSVDEGVKSPVPKREICRVVDLVLAREGIERPCMVSVSVVTDERMAQLNHRWRGKDRATDVLSLECERPDDANLAPGEPCELGDVILAPAYVAAQAARFGTTPADEFLLLLVHGVLHLLGYDHLTDEEAGVMEAREDELLALIGAAAPTAHVTLTRHGEDGLP
- a CDS encoding DUF86 domain-containing protein encodes the protein MTRNDTGIDSCPRHLRLLLDYARQAAQLVESGEVSRESLGRSVVHQLAATKALELVGEQAWLLDKEGVDLGEGIDLATIAGMRHRMVHHYDGIDWSLVEEALFEDIPELVRRLSELATRGQGTRDANAPGLCSDNAGELG
- a CDS encoding polyribonucleotide nucleotidyltransferase, with the translated sequence MTKITHEFDLYGKHYALTTGELAKQATGECLVSCGDSTVNVTVVVSKERKSYDFFPLTVDFIEKMYAVGRIPGGYLKREARPSEKATLTARMIDRPIRPSFPDGFRNEVQIVAMPLVADQVNSVDTISIMGASAALSVGGVPFEGPLAGVRIGRDSQTGEFIVNPTYEERDQSDLDLELAGSATFISMLEAGAEEISEDDMLAAMAFGQEAIAAFCAEQKAFLAKVEAQDGPIATREYLLDGPSEEVHDRVFAHFGEMEAALSHADKSSRIGRVEALKEAIAAEFSDEEQLQWERAIPAELKGLEKRAMRKMVVERGERVDGRSATEIRPLMVKPNYLPLVHGSGLFQRGQTQVLSVATLGMLNEWQRLDTIEPVDGKRYLHHYNFPPFCTGETGRMGAPKRREIGHGNLAERALLPVIPSEDDFPYTIRVVSEVMESNGSSSMASTCGSTLALMDAGVPIKRPVSGVAMGLIQEEGKTAVLTDIQGLEDFLGDMDFKVCGTAKGITAMQMDNKATGLTPEILREALMQAHEARLRILDAMLEQIPAPRETTKKSAPSIISLAIPTDKIRDVIGSGGKVIRGIQDDTGATVDIQEDGTVFIAGTGGSDEDAAERIRAIIKVPEMGEEYTGRIVNIQPFGAFVELLPGKDGLLHISRVANGRVERVEDVLSIGDEVRVKVIEIDEKGKISLDRLDRPDVSASGRTREHSGERRERTGEHRSRRPGDKGRGTMDHKGANGRQPRRHHEG
- the recO gene encoding DNA repair protein RecO produces the protein MASRTRRLSCIVLRRTKLAEQDLILTMLAASGEEVRAVAKGARRPGGRLASRSELFSEVDLLLAKGRGALEVVSEATLVNAHAKIRGDFARVSAASVVAELACLTCLQNSEDSFLHPICSKALACLERACDQRQLDLIVAAYVMKVLAHCGWRPELTQCISCGDAEVSYLSAQMGGTLCSSCAKDVPGARRLERSELAWLRALITSTFDELLAAGPDPKTSSALVLLAHVWATTQLDCRLRAYEFMLSS
- a CDS encoding PhoH family protein, with amino-acid sequence MQPTQVRLTIPDTIDPLRLMGPADTLLRRIEAAFDAMVSVRGNQIQIIGPSGEVDQLTSTFSCLIRLIEAGEQPTESDVDLLVGRVRRGALQVPEPSRDILLTHRGRPIRPKTAGQQRYVDSIAQNTITFGIGPAGTGKTYLAMAMALAALRRKEVGRIVLARPVVEAGESLGYLPGTLQEKLDPYVRPLYDALFDMCDRDRGNALIEQGIIEIAPLAFMRGRTLSDSFVILDEAQNTTHDQMKMFLTRLGLSSKFVITGDMTQRDLLGSNGLRSARAVLAGMDDVEFVDLGLDDIVRHNLVTRIVDAYGRSERQDALRRDSSRAGE
- the rpsO gene encoding 30S ribosomal protein S15, translated to MAVTKERKAELIRQYGKDERDSGSSAVQVAILTERIKGLTEHMKAHKKDYHTRRGLLTLVGQRRRLLSYIKKQDVEAYRSLIRSLGIRDNIQ
- a CDS encoding diacylglycerol kinase family protein, giving the protein MIPGKRFRHPSFKRSFLFALQGFRTALSQERNLKVMCGVGAVAIVAGIALRLDPLSWAIVLLCCGVVIAGELLNTAVETIIDLVSPEFHPLAGRAKDIAAAAVWSLSVFVALAGTIVYANALMRLLS
- the era gene encoding GTPase Era, whose translation is MSRDDYTPTHCPSSQEAFRSGFVALVGRPNVGKSTLLNACYGAKIAITSDVAQTTRRRMRAIVNTETSQLVIVDTPGLHKPKDALGKELNRAALAELADMDVVALLIDATKPVGRGDEWVAGRVEASAAPFKLLVVTKADIAGPEMVASQLERASRLTRFDDSLVVSAREGFNVDTFLAIVSEHLPRGPRWFPDGMDVDLTDEELVAEFIREKALLNLRQELPHSVGVTCDEISWAKDGHASVAATVIVEREGQKGIVIGRGGSMIKRIGTEARRDVERLLGASCFLDLRVQVRPGWRRDRSEIRRMGLAVDE
- a CDS encoding nucleotidyltransferase family protein yields the protein MANSFESSLGGHVGPKDLTDTLGHRASRVLGIGELRQIIVPLARRRRIASVSIFGSYARGEADADSDIDILVDRGGGKLTRILGLGTEVERATGKTVDIYDISELMPGPFREAVLREKFDL